A segment of the Phycisphaeraceae bacterium genome:
TGCGGAGAAGGCCGAATTCTCTCAGTTTGTACGCTTGAACGGGAATATCAGACGAGCGCTCACCGATCGAGCAGTCGAGCGTCGCGCCACGCGGGAAATTCGCGTCTCCAGGCGTGAAGCAGCGCCGAGTCGATCGGCACGCTCAGCACACCGATTTCGTCCGCGAGTTCGCCGAGGATTCGCCCCTTCGGGTCGATAGCGATGGTCCCGCCCTTGTAGTTCAGATACGGATCGTCGCCGGTTCGGTTCGCGCCGAGGACGAAGGCCTGGTTTTCGATCGCCCGGGCGATGAGCAGCGTGCGCCAGTGGTCCTGGCGGGAACTTGGCCAGTTGGCACCAATGGCAAAAACTTCAGCCCCGCGGCGCATTCCAAGGCGAAACAACTCGGGAAATCGCAGGTCATAACAGATGGCCGGGCATACACGCAGCGTGTCACCCGAGGAATCCGCCCACGAGAATGTCACGACTGTGTCACCCGCATCAAACGCCTCGGGTTCGCGCCCGAACGTGAAAGGATGAATTTTTGCGTAATCCGCAACTTTCTCGCCTGAAGGCCCATACACAGTCATCATATTGAGTGCGCGAGTGCTCGCTTGAGGCCGAACCGTTCGGCCCCCCGCCACGTACACTCGCAGAGTGGTCGAAAGGTGCATCAAAAAATGTTCAGTAGCGTTGTCCTGATCGTTAGTGTGTGAAATGTTGAGCGAGAAACCACTATCAAATAGTTCGGGAAGTACGATCAGGTCGTTCGGCTTGGTGTCGGTGTGAGCCAGGAGATCCGCTGTCGCTTGAAAGTTGGCGTCGCGGTTTTCCCAAGAGATATCGAGTTGGATCAGATGTGCCTGCACGGAATGCATGGTATCACGTCAGCAAAGCCCGTTGTGAAGCGGATGATCCATCAAGAAGACTTCATGCAGCAGATCCTGGAATGCGAGATTGACGTGGCCTTGGATGACGCTCCGATGACACGCCCCCTTCCCCCCGTCGTCTTGGCGAGTCGATCGCCGAGACGGCGGGAGCTTTTGACTTCGCACGGTATTCGTCACTCCGTCGTCAACGTCGCGATTGACGATGGCGAACTGTGTTCGCACGGGCGCGAGCCGCGCTCGTGGGTGATGTCGCTTGCCTATCTCAAAGCCGCTGCCGGGCGTCGCGACGCTCTATTCGTCCACGAAGAATCCGCTGTCCTGCTCGGTGCTGACACCATTTGCGTGCAGGGCGGGCGAATCATCGGGCAGCCACGCGATGAGGACCATGCACGCAGCATGATCCTTGAACTTGCCAATGGCGTCCACGATGTGCTCACAGGCGTTGCACTCATCGAGCCGATGACCGGGCGGCGGGATCTGTTTTTCAGTGCTGCCAGTGTTCGCGTCGGCCACCTGTCGCCCGTTGAGGTCGATTCATACGTCGCCAGCGGGCTTTGGCAGGGCAAGGCGGGCGGATATAACCTCGGGGAGCGGCTTGACGCCGGTTGGCCCATCGAGTTTGAGGGTGATCCGACCGGGGTGATGGGGCTGCCAATGACGCTTCTGGTCCCGAGGTTGTCGCGCTTTGCTGCGACCGTCTGAAACCCGGAACGCGCAGTATTTGCGCACGACGTGCGAAAATCGCGTCCAAGTAGCGGGTGCCAGGCGTGGCGGACCGATACGAGGCATGATGGGTTCATTGATGGAGGCTTCGCGCGCGCATGGCCGACGTACTTGACCAAAGCGAGGTTGACGCACTGCTCGCCGCTGTTGACGCGGGGACAGTGCAGGCGGAAGAACGTCCCAAGTCGATCTTCAGCCGCCGACCGATCGATCCTGACGAGATCGAGATCCGTTCCTACGACTTCAAACGCCCCGAGCGTGTCAGCAAGGACCAGATGCGGTCGCTCCAGACGCTGCACGAGGCCTTTGCGCGAAATTTTGGTGCGTCTCTGTCGGGTTTCATGCGCACGATCGTGGAAGTGAAGGTTGCGACATGCGAACAAATGACGTACGGCGAGTTCATCTCGGGCTTGCCGAATCCGACGAGTTTCAATCTGATCGAGGCTTCGAGCCTTGAGGGGACGATTTGCCTGGAGATCAGCCCCCTGATCGTGTACCCGATGATCGACCGTCTTCTGGGGGGGTCGTCACACGACCTGTTTATCCCCCAGAGGCCGATGACCCCGATCGAGATGAGGCTGATCAGCAATATCACCCGGCGTGCGCTGGACACCCTGAGCGAGGCGTGGGAAAGCGTGCTGAAGGTGTCGTTCTCGATTGCGTCGTCTGAGAGCAACCCGCAGTTGGTGCAGATAGTCCCCCCGAATGAGGTGGTGGTTGTGGTGGGATTGGAACTGAAAATGTCCAATCGGGCGGGGACGATGAACCTGTGTATTCCCTATAACGTGATCGAGCCTGTGATGGCGGATTTGAGTTCGCAGAGTTGGTTTAGCGTGACGAAGGGGGATTCGAACGGGGAGATTGCTCAGGTGCTTTCGAGGCAGTTGGGGCGGGCGGCGCTTGGGGTGACGGGGGTGCTGGCGGAGACGACGATCACGCTGGCGGATCTGGCGCAGTTGCAGGTTGGGGATGTGATCCTGACCGAGAAGGCGTGTGCGAAGCCTGTGGTGCTTTCGATCGAGGGGGAGAAGAAGTTTCTGGGGTCGATCGGACAGCATAAGGGCAAGCGTGCGATCCGGATTGACCGCTCGATAGCGGTTGATGACCGGGTGTGAGCATTCGGTGCGGAATTTGACCGGAGTGCGAGCCTGACACTACAGTATGTGGTACATTCGGCTGCGGGTGCGGCCGAAGGAGAGGTGTTTGGCATGCAGACGAGCAGCGTCCATGTCGGCTGATGCTTTGGGAGTTCCGGTCGTGCGTGTCGCCAGTTTTGCTGGCGTCGGCGCGGGTTCGGGAGGGGTCGTGATGGGCTGACCTTCCGGGCAGATCGTGACGGGCGGGATCGTTGACGCGATTCCCGTGGACCGGAGCCGCGAAGGTGTCAGCCACCTCTCGTGGTTCGTTTGTTTTTGTTCGTTCGCCAATTTTTTCGGGGCGACGGACGACATTCTGAAAAACTCAACATGCAGGGCACGGGCCCGTCGGAGTGATGACGTGAATACGCAAGAGATGATGAGAATTCTGGACT
Coding sequences within it:
- a CDS encoding Maf family protein, with amino-acid sequence MTSHGIRHSVVNVAIDDGELCSHGREPRSWVMSLAYLKAAAGRRDALFVHEESAVLLGADTICVQGGRIIGQPRDEDHARSMILELANGVHDVLTGVALIEPMTGRRDLFFSAASVRVGHLSPVEVDSYVASGLWQGKAGGYNLGERLDAGWPIEFEGDPTGVMGLPMTLLVPRLSRFAATV
- the fliM gene encoding flagellar motor switch protein FliM encodes the protein MADVLDQSEVDALLAAVDAGTVQAEERPKSIFSRRPIDPDEIEIRSYDFKRPERVSKDQMRSLQTLHEAFARNFGASLSGFMRTIVEVKVATCEQMTYGEFISGLPNPTSFNLIEASSLEGTICLEISPLIVYPMIDRLLGGSSHDLFIPQRPMTPIEMRLISNITRRALDTLSEAWESVLKVSFSIASSESNPQLVQIVPPNEVVVVVGLELKMSNRAGTMNLCIPYNVIEPVMADLSSQSWFSVTKGDSNGEIAQVLSRQLGRAALGVTGVLAETTITLADLAQLQVGDVILTEKACAKPVVLSIEGEKKFLGSIGQHKGKRAIRIDRSIAVDDRV